In the genome of Peromyscus eremicus chromosome 1, PerEre_H2_v1, whole genome shotgun sequence, the window TGCTGACTCTGCCCCTGAACCAAggatgattttatttaattaacgcaaatgcaaacttggggttcacagtgtgatggAATACCCCGCCACAGCTGTCCACCACCTGGCACTTTCATCAGACCTGCCCTCcaacttcccttcccttctctgaaaAGGCCACTACCCCAAAGCCCAAGCTCCCAGCTGCTATGAATGCCATGTCCCCATAACACCAGGGCAGGAGCCACACCATCACCAAACACCCCCCCAAGGACCCTGCAGTGGATGATCTAGGAAGGGAGGCACAAATGTGGCTCTGCTGGCTAGTTTAATGTCAATTTGATAAAAGCTAGAGTCTTTCTGGAAGAgtatcagttgagaaaatgtcctcaccagactggcctgtgctTTTCTCAACTGATTCATGTAGGCAGGCCCAGCTCACCCTGGGTGGTTTCTGAGCACCTGGGTCATATAAGGTGTCACCCTGAGTCCTGGGTCATACAAGGCAGCAGGTtcagcaagccacgaggagcaagctgGTAAGTGGCATGCCTCtgcggcctctgcatcagctcctgcctccagggcctgccctttgagttcctgttctgattcCCTCAGTGACGGCCTGTGATGTGCAACTGTAAGGTGAAATGAGCACTTTCCTCTCCAGGCTGTTTACTGTCATAGCGTTttaccacagccacagaaagcctAGCTAAGCCGCTGCCCTCCACGGGAAAGCATTCCTGATGCACACGTTAGGCCTGTGGTGGCCAACTCTCTCTGGCTATAGAGGAACTCAAGTCACCTGTGCATGGTGCTGCTGAGGTAAGCAGAGGCCATGCTCACATTTTCAGGGTGCACAGGAAGACGGTGAGGTGATATCACTGACCCAAGATCACTCAGCTGTGAAAAATGTGAGACTGGATTGGAACTGGATCCCGAGTATGTATGCAGCAGCAAGCCTCCAATGCCTCTTGGGGGCCCAGGTTGAGGTGTGGCTAGAGGTTACTCCGTTGGGCTTGTCCCAAGTCAGCAGCGATACCTACCCAATTGGGCAGGTAGGCTGCTTGTGGCTTGAAAACCATGTGGAAAGGGGAGTTGGGTTGGGTAAAGTTAGCCAGGTAAACAGTGTCCCCACCTGTGAGGTAGGCAGCCCAGATCCCAAAGGTACCCACTGTGATGATGGTGTGGTTGCACTGCATGAGCAGTGCAATGTCCCTGGCAGGCGATCCTCGAAGGCCATTGCCAGCGAACACCACATCCCCTCGGGAGATACTGATGCTCCTCCGGCACCAGGCCATGTCATCACTGGTGACCACGAAGACTGGAGATGGGTAACGTGCCCGGAACCTGTCCAGGGCCTGTTCCAAGTAACCCCGGTCAGCCACCACGCCCTTCCACACATTGGGCATGACATGCACATAGTCCCCCCGGCGCACATGGACACCCACAAACGTACTCGGCTGGCTCCCATTCACCCGCAGGCCACGCAGGAAAGCCTGGGCCTCCTCACGCACGTGGTCATGCAGGGTGAACTCCTGCAGGATCTCGGGGCGCAGGTGGTGGTAGAAGGTCCAGGAGCACGGGTACCCAGTGAGGCGCACATAGCGTCCTGGGATGTGGCGGTACCGCTCCTCCATCCAGTCGTTGAGGTGGTAGTTCTGCCACGGGGTCTTCCTGTCAGTGTCGCTGTGCAGCACCGGGAGGCTGATCCTGAAGATGGGCGCCAGGGTGCTGTGCATGGATGCGGGGATGAACGCGGGCTTTCCGTTCATCCTGGCCAGGGCGAACAGCGTGGCGTACTCGCCCATCTGGTTCCCCAGGCGGCCTTTGACATTGATGGTGAACATGCCCTCCTGGGGCAGGTTTCTTGGAGCTAAGACCACAAGGGCTGAAGAGGCCCAGGGGGCAGGCACCAGAGCCAGGCGCCGGAGGCTGTGGAAGATGGTGGAGAACACAAAGATCACGCAGAGGAAGTAGAAGGTAGAGAGGGATGGACGAGTGACCGGTCTGGAGTCCTTGGAGAGCTGTAAGAGAAGACAGGGGTCAGGAGGGATGCTTAGGGGCCAGAGTCTGAGCACAGCCATTCAGGGAGTGTTTCTGTGGCTCTGGGGACAGCCCCACCCTTTATTAGCAATGTGATGGGGCTTACGGTACCTCTCTGACTCTTTCTCTCACCTGACTTGGTGTGACCACTGAAAACAGCTGGTTAACCATATTTTACCTGATTCCAGCCATTTCTATGCTCCTAACCTCAGGGGGTGCATGAAAATTAAATGTGAATACAGTAGCTTTTCCTGATTCATAGTTTGACCTTCTAGAGTTTCAATTACTTAACAGGGTCAAGTGTGGTTTGGAAGTATTAAATGGAACATTCCAGAAATAAAGAATctatacattttaagttttaagctGAGGATGATGAAATCTTTTAATACCCTACCCTAGCCCGGCCCCACCTCTGGTGAGTCATCCTTGGTTCAGTGTATCAAGCTGTAGGTTTTGCATGCTCTGGTCACTTAGCTGTTATCCGGCTCATTGTCAGAACTACAGTGCTGTGGCCAGCGAGATGACTCAGCCGGTAGATCCTTCCAGGCAGGCCTCATGTCCCAAGTTCAAAGCTTAGATGCCCTTGAGTGGCATCTcctgaaagttttcctctgaaGAGAACTGGAGTGTGATGTTCAAGTTATCCTTACCTCACGACATGATGGCTCCAGAGGGCAGGGACCATGGAGATGGGATATGCTAGAGAGGCACTAGAAGAGGCCCCTTTAAGTAGGAAAACTAAAGGTACCACAGGGTATGCTGAGCTCTGGGAGATCACATCCACCATGCAGCTTTTATCCCAGCACCGTCACGGTTACTCTGCTGAGCTGTTTCTTACTGAGCCTGATTTATAAGCTCCATGGGAATTTATGGAAACAGAAGTGGGGCTGTGCATAGTCTATGGTCCTAGACTATAACCACACCACTGAAGCTGATTTTCTAATGTCCTCCCATCGTGCCCAGCCCACAAGGAGTGAGTGTGTCTCACGTGCCAGCAGCTAGTGGGTTAGGAGAGCATGGAGAACTCCGCAGAGTGTAGTACAGAGACCAGGCACAGGGCTGTGGGGGGCTAGGTCAACGGGTCATGTTTGCTGTGAGTCTTGGCTTCCTGTGGTTCAGTTTAACCTCTTTTGCAAGAAGTGACTGGCCACAGGACCCACAAGCACTGTGTTTCTCACTGTCTCACAGATTCAAGCTGCCTAGCATTCCTGCCTCTATGAACCCACATATCCCTGCACCTGCCAGAACCAGTCAAATGTGACAAATGAAGCAAACAGTGACCGGGGCTCGGGATGGGCAGTGCCCACTTCCTGCTTCTGAAACACTACTAGTTAGGCTGTATCATTTTGGCCTTTATAGGTAGGTCTGTGATGAGCCTATTTCTAGTAACCATTTCACTGAAAAATAATTtgcatgtagctggagaatttttctccagctcccaccgccaagtcccgccagtcccagagcccacttataaaataaacacacagactctaacattatttaaactgcttggccattagctcaggcctatcattgtctagctctcactcttatattcagcccatttctattaatctttactttgccacgtgactcgtggcttaccggtactttacatcttccttgtcttggctgtggctccagccggtccctctttccttcctccttcctcaattctcctctctccttgtcccgcctctacttcctgcctggtcactggccaatcagtgctttatttatatagagcgatatccacagcatttgcATACTAGACTCCACCTATGTCAGTGTTCAATATGGCTCTTAGTGTGCTCAGAGCTGGCTAAACACCTGCTTCATCCCAGACTGCACCAGTGCTGGCTCATCTCCCACACTGCCACCTTACTCAACTAAGTTGGCGTTGCCTCTGTGACTTGCTGAGCCACGTGGTTAGTCTGTGGACACATACAGCGCTGGACCTGCGATTCCCACCATGCTGTAGCTGTGTGAGCTACCGGCTGTGGGAAGGCCACGGTCAGCCTGCCGCCACACTAGCAGGCGTGGGTTGTTTCCTGCTTGTGATGGACAATGCTGGCATGACTCACAAGTGTCCACATAGACACGTTTTTGTTCCCTTGGGCACCGTGTAGAGCAGCACTGCTGTCAAATGTGGCCCGTTGTCCCCGATTTCAGGAACCAGCAGCAATGTGTTAAGGGTCCCATTTCCCCGTCTACTGTCCTTTGCTGTTGGCTGACTGTGGTGGGGGGTGGTGCAGTGGGCCTCCCCAAAGAGACTGTGTGTTTTAACCTGTGGGTTCTGCCTTGGCACCACCGGGCTTGTCTGGACTCGTCTCTGCTGGGTTTTGGTGGTGCTGGTGTTTGTTAGCTGGACAAGTAGAGTTATCTGGGACACCTCCTGGATTGAGAAAACGCTTCCATCAGATGGTCTGTAGGCAGTTTATGGGGCATTTTATGGATTAATGATTATGGGAGACCCCTAGCCCCCTAGCcccctgtgggcagtgccacccccgAGCTGGTGGTCGTGGTTTGTAGAATAAAGCAGGTAGAGCAGACTACAGAGAGCAAACCGGTAGGCAGcagtcctccatggtctctgcttcagttactgcctccaagttcctgtcctgacttccattcatgatggactataaacttCAAGCTGAAATaatccctctcctccccaagtttggtcatggtgtctatcacagcagcagaaaacaaactaagacaccACCCTAAGGACAGACGGACAAACTAAGACACCACCCTAAGGACAGACGGACAACCTCTTCCTTTCTCAGGCTCCAGCTTTCGCAGGGCCCGAGTCTTCAGATGTCCCCTCCTGCACACAGTGATCTGCTTTCTCCTGTGTATTCTATGTGCAAGCCTCAGGGCTGGGCGGCTGCCTCGGCTCCTTTACTCCTGTACCCCAGGCCTCTTGCTTTATTATTAACCTGACCACTTTTGGAAGTCTGAACATTCTTGAGTTTAACTTGGGTCCCTGGCAAGGTCAGCCAGCTGGACCACAGATACTGCACACCATACATACAGGTGTGCTAGAAACACTCTTCTCTGCTTCACTTCACAAAGCGAATTAGCTCTACTTGAGGCCcctcacacacacaactttttttaaaatcccaGTCATTTTCTCTCCTGTCTCCTGGCTGTCTGCCCAACTCAAAGCGGagctcccaggccagccagagcaccAGGGCAGGACAGGCACAGAGAATCTGGGCCAGTGAGAAGCGAAAGGGCTCCAGAAAGGGTGCGGCCTCGGGAGCACTTCCGGGTAAGTGTGGGCTGCTTTGGGAAGTGCTCTGCTGCTGCCATCTTGCAGGAAGGCCTGGCCTTCATCCTGCTATCTCAAGAGTGCCCTCTTGAGGCTCTTCCGCCTCAAGACCTAGAAACCCCACAGAGCAGGAGTGGAGGCTGTGCTACCCGGCTTCTTTCCTAAGGCTGGTGACAGAGACCCTCCAGCAGAGTCACTGTGGTGGGCAAGAAGGCCTGAGCCCTCCTGAAGCCAGGCCCTGTGAGGGTTTAAGGTCCCCATATTGGGGAGCCCCGGAATCACCTCTGGATTCCTGGGTGGGCGTGACACTCCCTCTTGTGCTTTTAACGGCTGGTTGCCTCATTCATCCCACAGTGGACATCATCTGGTTGACAACCACCTAGCAGCTCAGGCTACCCAGAACAAAGCAAGAAAGGAAGGTTCCTCTGGGGACAACTTAAGGATTCACCATGCTAGTGAGGGAGGATCctacagcatacccaaacttccCTTCAATGTCCTGACAGGCAGGGCCAGGCTCTCTTCTCCTGGCCATCCCTCTGAAGGCACAGCTCCTGTCCCTGCTCAGCAAACCATACCTAACTGTCTACAGAGCAGAGCAGCTTCCCGTCTTTCTGTCTAGACGGTGGCCTGCCAGGGCCAAGGCTGGGGCAGACCTGGGAGGACTTGCTGGATCCACTAGTCCATGTGTCGCTCTGCAGCTCCCAGAGTCCTTGCTGGGAACGTGCTTCTCTGGTATGGGGTCTGCTGGCCCAGCCTTCTCTTAGAGCTCACACCTCCAGCTTTCTGGGTCTTGTAAGTAGCTCTCATCTGTCCCTGTTCTTGCTCCTGCAAGACCCCAACCTCAAGGGTCACCTGGAGCCAGTATAGGGGCATCTCTCCCTCCCAGGGCAACAGGTCCCTGAGTCTTGTCCTGGGCCAGTTCTACACAATGGCAAAATTGTAGCTGGAAACGGGATGGGTGCTCTAGGACAAACTACACGGTTTGCCTTGCTCAGAGGGAAGCCACAGCACTCAGACAAACGCCACAGTTGTGTGAGCATGTCAGGCTGGAAGCCCTGGGGTCATGAACACCAGGTGCTGGACTGCCTTCAACCTTCACAgtcctcttttcctccccaagttcaaGCCAGCTGGATACATTTTTACTGCCCTCCTTGCACACGGCACTGGCCTCCGGCTTCCCCTGCAGCGGTCTAACCTTAACCCTGAGTTAACCCACATGTGGGAGGAGGCTGCAGGGCTGGGACTGGCTGGGGTCGGCCAGAAGCAGGGGCTGGCAAGCTAAACTCCCGAGGTAAGAGGGGCTAGGGCAAGGGGGAACAGTCAGGAGCCCAACCTCTGGACCCCCTCCGGCAGCTGTACTCCTACCTGCCCGGATCCTTCTAAGCCAGCTTGTTGGGGGCCACCAGGCTGCAAGCCTGCTGGGGGCGACAATGCTCCTGTCCCACGCAGTCTCGGGTGGCGTGGCTGGCAGGGGTCCCTGTGGGGAAAGCGTGGCTGCTGTTGGCCAGGGTTTGGGGCGGGCAGTGGTGTTGGATTCTGCAGGCTTTGCTTTGAGCTCCCGCCCAGAAGCCCCACTAGCCTGGCCTGAGAACATCTACTCTCAGATTCTTCCTGAGAGCCCACCACGGCAGGGCTCCTACAGAAGAGTGTGTGGCCGGCTCACTACACGACGCTCTTCTCTCCAGGCAGGTCTGACCATGGCTGGGTCCTAAGAGCCGGGTAGGGGATGCATGCCAAAGTGGGgaaggcaggcagggtctcttatgGACCCCATCGGCCCAGCAAGGCTGACTGTGGGCCTACGGAGTCCGGCTGGGCCTGCCACTGAGAGGTAGGAAGGCTGCAGGCCTGGACGGGCTGGGGCTAGATTCCCCCTGCCCCAAGAACATAAGAGAACTCATAGCCTGTACTTCATGGTGTTAGGAACCAGAAGGTGGGACCCTGAAATTATCCAGCAAGAAACGTGCTTACACGAGGGGATGGGACTTAGGGAAGCTGGCCAATGCAGCGTTACGGGTACATAATGGCTCCAGATTCCTGGGGGCAGGGACCAGGCCTATGGTCTGGGCAGGGGAGGCATCCAGTATGGGAACTGGCAGAGGAGCACAGGGCTATGTAGCTCTCAACCTAGGTGCAGGGGGCTCAGGAAAGCCCTAAGGTCCCCAGCCCTAAGTAGGGGAAGTTGAAGGCCTTAGTCCTCTGGCTTCTAACAGTCTCTGGACTCTGGATTTCTGGTTTCTAAGTGCCCTGGCATCTGGCACACACCCTTATGCCACCTCCTGCTTTTTGTCTTTCCTCCCGTATTTAAACCCAAACATCAGCCCCCTCATCTGCTTCAAGGGCCTAAGCACTGTGGGGAATGTGGGGATTTGGATCCATGTCTGAGATTTGGGGTAGCAGGCGGGGCCCCTGCCCAGAAAGTCCCAGAAATGTAACTGCAGCATCCTAACACCTTGAGTCCTACAGGAAGGCCAGgcttctgcctttccagtgctgcaGGGGTTCTGCACTCCAACTCTAAGGTGTTGTTGGTTTCCAGCCCCATACCCCATCCTTTCCTCAGCTCTGTTCTCTGACTGTACACCtggaggggaaagggttaagGGTGGAGGGCTGGGGTAGGTAGCAGAGAGGCCAGTGCTGTTTGGCAATAAAACCCCTCTCCGTGCTGTGTGTGCACGGGTTGTGGAGAACAAAGTTAGAACCCCATGTGGGAAAGCCTTCCACTCTGGTCTAGGTGGGCTTCTGACTTCCTACTGGGCACTGGCGGCtggctctcccttctctcttagGCTCCTCACTGTCTTCCGCTTTCCTGAGTGTCTCTGCACCCACCTGCTCTTCCCTCCCAGCTCCAGATCCTCCCAGCACCATGCCATCCAACCACCCTTCCAGTGTCCCATCCTCTGCTGTCTGTCCCTCTGGCTCCCCCGAGGTTTGCACGCCCCGCCTATGTCTTTCTTCCTCAGCCATGCCCCCCATCTCTTCCCTGACCCATCCTTCTAGGTGTTCACATCTGTTGGTTCTGCTTGTTCCTCATCTACCCCTCACCCTCTCCCCAGGGCCTCTACCCCCTCGACACTGATGGATAACTTTGGGGTGTTAAGCTCTGGATTAGTTCAGGCAAAATTCTCGATTTTGCTTGCGTTCTTTTCCCCCTGGGTTATGTAAACAGTAATTCTCCCCAGATGGAACTATTTTCCTCACTTCAAGGCAGCTGGGGAGGGGGCTCAGGCAGGGCTGGGAGGAGTGCAGGGTCCCCAGGGGTTCTCAGCAGGGTGGAGGCTGACTGAGGCCCCATCTGCCACCTCT includes:
- the LOC131922175 gene encoding galactoside 2-alpha-L-fucosyltransferase Sec1-like, translating into MDPCQPRHPRLRGTGALSPPAGLQPGGPQQAGLEGSGQLSKDSRPVTRPSLSTFYFLCVIFVFSTIFHSLRRLALVPAPWASSALVVLAPRNLPQEGMFTINVKGRLGNQMGEYATLFALARMNGKPAFIPASMHSTLAPIFRISLPVLHSDTDRKTPWQNYHLNDWMEERYRHIPGRYVRLTGYPCSWTFYHHLRPEILQEFTLHDHVREEAQAFLRGLRVNGSQPSTFVGVHVRRGDYVHVMPNVWKGVVADRGYLEQALDRFRARYPSPVFVVTSDDMAWCRRSISISRGDVVFAGNGLRGSPARDIALLMQCNHTIITVGTFGIWAAYLTGGDTVYLANFTQPNSPFHMVFKPQAAYLPNWVGIAADLGQAQRSNL